The genomic interval ACCCAAGTGATACATACTCGCATGCTGTGTACCCAATGCCGGTGAATTGTAATCCACCATCACGGTAACACGATATTCTTTATCAGGAACGGCTAAAAATTCAATTCCTCTTTCAGCATCTTCCCATTTGATATTCTCTGTCAACTCCAAATACTGGCGATCTGTTTTCTGCTCTTCTCTACCAACTCGTTGAATTTCTCTAACAAACAACAATGAAGAACCATCCATAATTGGAATCTCAGGCCCTGTCAATGTAATCAAAGCATTATCTACTTCCATTCCATACAACGCTGCCAAAACATGCTCTGTTGTATACACTTTCCCACCATTTGACTCAAGTGTAGTTCCTCGATCCGTTGAAACTACTAAATCTGCATCTGCTTTAATAATGGGTTGACCTTCTAAATCTAATCGTTGGAATTTATATCCATGGTTGTCAGCCGCTGGGTGAATCTCCATTACAACTTGTTCTCCAGTATGTAATCCAATACCATTGAAACTGATTTTTTCTTTAAGGGTGAATTGTTTTTCTGACATATTATTCTGCAGATTTTGAGAGTGTTTTTATTTTATCTTCTAATTCAGACAATTTCTTAATAATGATTGGAAGTCTTCTAAATCCAACAAATGACTTTTTGTAATCATCCATCGGTATTGCAGGAGACCCCATTAAAATTTCCGCTTTTTTAATCGTATTTGGAATACCTGATTGCGCCACAATTCGTGTCCCATCAGCCACATGAAGGTGACCGCTAATTCCAGCTTGACCACCAACAAGTACATGTTTACCTATTTTTGCAGACCCTGCAACACCTGCTTGAGCAGCTATAGCAGAATGACTACCAACCTCTACATTGTGTGCCAAATGAACCAAATTATCAATTTTCACTCCTTTACGAAGAATCGTTGAGCCCATTGTAGCGCAGTCAATCGTTGAATTGGAACCAATCTCCACATCATCTTCTAAAATGACATTTCCAATTTGAGGAACTTTTGAAAAAACACCCTTCTCATCAGGAGCAAACCCAAAACCATCACTACCAATTACAACTCCAGCATGCAAAACACAGCGATTACCAATTTTGGTATCAGCATAAATCTTTACACCAGCATGAATTGTACAATCATCACCAATAACAGTACCATCACCAATGTATGCCTGCGGGTAAATCTTCACATTCTTACCTATGACAACATTCTCACCAATATATGCGAAAGCACCCAAATATAGCCCCTCACCTATTTTTGCGCTTTCAGAAATAAACGAAGGAATTTCAATTTTCGGCTGCTTTTGACGCATTTGATTATACACCTCTAAAAGCTTAGCAAAACATGCATATGCATCTTCAACTTTAACCAACGTAAGTGTTTGAGGCAAAGCCTTTGATGGAACAAAAGTGCTATTTACAATGCAAATACTTGATTGCGTTGTGTAAATATACTCCTCATACTTTGGGTTCGACAAGAAAGATAAAGTCCCTGTAACGCCCTCTTCAATTTTAGCCAATCCATTAACAGTAATCTCAGAGTTACCAACGACCTCACCGTTTAAAATAGCAGCTATTTGCAGCGCAGAAAATTCCATGAAACAAAATTAGTAAAAACCTTTAGGTTAAGCGTGTGTTAATATACGATTTATTAACACTTCATTGTGATGAAACCCCCTATATTTTGCATTAATTTTCTTCGAATTCGTAAAATTCAATATGATCTTTAAACCAAGTTGTGCGAGCTTTCAAAGTATCACCACTTTTACGCGGAATTACAATATATTGCTCTGGCGTAGGCTCTGCGTTCAATTTAGATTTTGAAAAATCAATCAAACCTGATTTTTTCAATAAAAACTGTACCGAATTATCATCTTTCAATCCGAATTTTACCATTTGTTTAGATAGTACATCATTTTCTTTCAGATAAACAAAGTTTTTTACGTTTGGAAAATGAATCATCCGCCCAAAACCAGTGATTGTATTTTTATAACTTTGAATGGAACCTTTTGGCCATATCACTTCTGAAACGAATCCACCTTCAGGAATGGAAAACCACAAGTCAATCGATTTGCCATTCACTTCTTTGGTCACTTTGTACACTTTTAAATTACCCTGCTTTTTACTTGATCCAAATGAAATGGATCCATCATCCAAAAAAGTCACAATCGTTGAGTCATTCAAATGATGTTTGTCTAAAAGTTTCTGATTCGCATCTGAAACCACAAGTACTTTACCCATAATCGTGTTTTTGACTCTGTTTTCAGGCAACCAAGTACAACCTCTATTTCTAAAAAAGAAAAAAACAAAGATTAAGCCGATACCAAAACCCACCCCGTAAAAGCGCACACGTCGCCAAAAATTTTTCATGAGAAACTATTTATTCAAAAAAAAAGTCCGATCCTCGATAGTTATCGGGACGGACTTTTACCTATTCAATTTTTACTTAAATTAATGCGTCCAATTTGGCCGTCAATTGGCCTTTTGGAACTGCTCCAACTGATTTATCAGCAATTTCCCCACCTTTAACAAAAATAATTGTTGGGATATTACGAATACCAAATTGTGCTGATACACCTGGATTTAAATCCACATTTACTTTACCTATGATTGCTTTACCTTCGTATTCATTTGCCATTTCTTCAACGATAGGACCAATTAATCTACATGGACCACACCATTCTGCCCAAAAGTCTACCATTACCGGTTTGTCTGATTTCAATACAAGCTCTTCGAAGTTTGCATCTGTGATTTCTATTGCCATAATTGTTTGTGTTTTAATGTGACTTCTTTCGTCGGTTTAAAAGTACTATTTGTTTTTGTTTGTCAAAAGCTTTGCCAAGACAAATTACACTGTCAGATTGTCATGCTGAACATGTATTTTTTTCATAGTTTTTTGATTATCTGTCTCCAAACAATAGAAAAACACTCCATTATCTAAGCCTTTCGTATCATAACGAATGATATGTCCGCCAGATGGAAATTCCTTATCCTGAACCACTTCAATTGCTTCCATTTTTGCGTTCAAAATTGAAAACACAACATTCTTAGTTTTTTCTATCGTAAAATAGAACTCCAAAATGCCAGTTTGATATTTCCCTTCCAAATCGAATAACAAAGCATAATCTTCTTTTTGAAGCATTCCTTTTGAGAAACGTTTGATGACAGCTTTGTATGCAATATACAACATAGTAATCGCCGCCAAACCAATTAATGTAGCAAGCAATTTACTTTCCCAAGATCTTATTCCTTTTACAAAGTTTACTCTAAAAAGCACTAATGTTGTAATTAATAAACTTAATCCAACAAGTGTAAGTAATGTTTTTTTCATGGGTTTAAAGTGATATTATTCCTTCTATTTTTTGTGCTTTGTTGTAAACCTCAATGATTGAATCAACATCTAACATCATTTCTTTCACACTCACACTTACGAATTTTGCATTACTTGATTCATGAAATTGAATGTGAGCAGTTTCATCAAACAAAGCCGTCGTTTGAGCTAATAAATGAGGGGTGTTTGGAACAATAAATTTAAACAAATAGACATTTGGCCATTCTTGCAACTCCAACTGCTCTCTCAATTTATCAAAAGTACCTTCACTCATATTTTAACTGTTATTTCTATTTACATGCGCTTCAACTACACTCATTGCACGTATTTCGGCAACAAAGATAAGCGCTTTAAAGCTAAGAGCAGATCTTTTTTTAACTCACCTTTATTCTTTTCTAAATCAGCAAACGTTATCCATCCTCTTTCAAGTGCATTTTTCAATCCGTTTTGAATCAACATGGGATCTGGTTCAATACCAAAAACAGGTTCTTCATCAGTCCAATTTAAAGTTGGAAATTGGTTTGTAAAGTATCCCTCTATCTTTAATCCATCTTCTAAAGCAGCTTCTATTTGTTCTGGTGATTGCATTTGTGAAAGCATCATTTTCCAGTAATTCTTGGCATGCATATACGATTCCCAAAGTTTCAAGACCTCGTCTGTTTCTATCGAATCAATTTTAAAAACAACTTTCGAATCGTTTTGAAACAAATTTTGATCTACTGCGATTTGCGCAAGGATTTTCAATCGAAGTAATTTCGATTTGAGTGTTTGACGAAGCAAAGGTTTTCCTAAAATGTTTTTTTTTATTTCAAAAAGTTCCAATTCAAGCGCATCAAAAACTTCCGAAAGATCATTAACACGCAGGGTTTTTAGTATTTCCTCTTCGGTCACTGCTCAGGCTCATTTTTATTTTTACGCATCCGAATATTGAGAAACTCTACAAACAGAGCGTAAACCATCGCAAAATAAATGTATCCTTTTGGAATGTGTTGACCAAATGATTCTGCGATTAACAAAACACCAATCGTCACCAAAAATCCAAGGGCTATCATTTTAATTGTTGGGCGAGCACTGATGAAATCTGCGATTGGTTTTGCAAAAATCAACATAACAATCATTGAAATAATAACAGCTAAAACAATGATTATAAAAGGATTTCCATGAGTTTCATGACGGATGTCATTGGTCATACCAATAGCAGAAATCACTGAATCAAAACTGAAAATAAAATCGATCATCACGATTTGCATAACAACAGCACTTAAACGCACTTTTTTCTTTGTTTTACCTTCCGAGTGCTCTCCTTTTACACTACTATGCATTTCTCCTACCGATTTGTAAATCAAGAAAAGTCCTCCAATCAATAAAACCAAGGAATGCGCAGTAAACTTGATGTCGAAAACTGTAAACAGTGGCGTTTTATCCAAAGTCATGATATAGGAAACGATACTCAACATCAACAATCGAATAATCAATGCTAAACTCAATCCTAAAATCCGAGCTTTGCGCTGATCTTGTTTCACTAATGAATCTGTGATAATAGAGATGAAAATAATATTATCAATCCCTAATACTATCTCCAATAAAGTTAGTACTACTAAATAAAAAATTCCGATACCGGTCGTTAATATGTTAAAATCCACTTTGCTATATTTTAGGACAAATTTAACTTCAATTCAACTATAAAAAATCGATTTGTGATAATTTTCATTTTTAACAGATTTTTTAGTTCTGAAATTTTGTTTTAAAACTCTGATTTACTTACATTAGCGTTATTGAACCTTGCCCTATTATGAGGCATTCAAACCAATCAGAGAGTCCAGCTGTCTTTTTCGTAGTAGTTTTTAGCAGTTTGGGCTCTCTTTGTTATTCAGAAAGTTCAAAGTGATTCAAATGGTTAAAAGAGTTCAAAACAAAAAATCAATTTCAAAGAATCAAAATATTTAAAGTCAATTTTGAACATTTGAACATTTGAACATTTGAACATTTGAACATTTGAACATTTGAACATTTTATACTCTTTTCTTAAACGACTTGAAATACGTCTCCAAAACCGCGCTATTCTGCTCATTCATCGTGTTTATTTCCAGTATTTTCGGTTTATCATTGGAACTTTCACCAAAAAATAATTCCAAATTTCCTTCTAAATCAGAAAGAGATGAAGCTTCAAAATAATCTAATCCATACGTTTTGGCAATATTCTCAGCTGACAACTCTTGTTCTGCAACAAAAATCTTTTTCCATTGATTGGTCGACTTCGGACCTGGGATAATATTGAAAATATCACCTCCTCCATTATTCACTAAAATGATTCTCAAATTGGAAGGGAGGTATTTACTCCACCAAGCATTCGAATCATAGAAAAAAGAAAGGTCTCCTGTTACCAATACATGAGATTCTTTCGAAGAAACGATGGCAGAACCAACAGCTGTAGAACTACTTCCATCAATTCCACTGGTGCCTCGATTACACCAATATTTAAGCGTTTTGATAGGATCAAATAACAATGCATAGCGGATGAGCGAACTGTTCGAAATATGCAAATTACACTGATCTGGAATAACATCCATCACAAACTCCATCGCCTTTAAATCGCTCCATGGCTGCGCATTGCAAATCTGCTTTTGTTCCTCAGCCCCAAACTGATCTATTTTTTTCCACGCAAATCCAAAGCGTGATTTATGTGGTTTCTCTTTGATAAAAGAGTGGAACAATTGAATCCCTGAAATCGCAGAAATAGAAGCAGTAAACTTCAAATTTTGAAACGTATCCATAAATGGAAAATCGACTCCAAAACGAATCACTGGTGCTTTTGATTGACGTAAAAAGACTTTGATTTTTTTCGAAATAATTGCACCACCAATTGTCACGATACAATCCGGATAAAAAGAAGACAAATCAGACTCAGGAATGATATTTAGAGCGCGATCAATGTTGGAAACAAAATATGGGCTAAACAAATTTGATGTGTGCTCAACCAAAACAGCTACAGAGCCATCCAATGCAAGACTTTCAAGTAATTCTTGCAAATGAGAATCGTTTTGTTGTTGACCAACAATTATCAACCGCTTTTCAGAATTTGACCAAATGGATTCTAATTTACTCCTACTGTTTTTGGTTAAAACACATTCTGTTTCAGCAAGTTCAATCCAATTACTCATTGCTTGAATATCAGAAGTTGTTTCATACAATGGCTCCGAAAATGGAATATTCAAATGAATGGGTCCTTTTCTATTTCCAACTGCCGTTTGAAGTGCTTCAGACAATTTTCGTTCAAAATACCAACGCTGATTATCTGTATGGATTTCATTCAATTGAGCGCTATTCAAAACCATCTGATTAAAAACACCTTCTTGTCGAATTGTCTGTCCATCTCCTTGATCTAACCATTCTGCAGGTCTATCAGCCGATAAAACAATGAGTGGAATTTCTTGATAAAAAGCTTCTGCAATAGCTGGATAGTAATTTAAAGGAGCTGAACCGGAAGTACAAGTAATAACAACTGGTTGATTTAATTTCTGAGCCATCCCAAGTGCATAGAATGCCGCAACACGCTCATCTGGAACAACAAATACCTGAAAGTCTGGATCTTCATCAAAAGCAATACTCAAAGGAGCATTCCGAGATCCTGGAGAAATAACCACATGAGTTACACCTACTTTTTTACATCCATCAACCAAAAGTTGAACCTCCAATTTTGCGCTTGAAATCATGATGTAAATTTAGCTCCTTTAAAGGTTCAAAGAGTTGAAAAGGTTCAAAAAAATGTTCAAATAGTTTAAACCCTTCAAGAGAACAGAATGTTTAAAGTCCATTTTGAACGTTTGAACTTCTTAATTAAAAACCTTCCGGTCTCTCAATAGTTTTAACAGATCCTTCAAGTTTTCCTGACTAAAATGAATCCGTTTATCCAACGATTCGGATTTCAAGATCAATTCTTCCGCTTTTCGATAATTCTTGAGATAAAATTCCACACATGCTTTTTGATAATAACAAACTGCTGCCACTTCATTATCAATACGGGCTTTTTTATCTTTTGGCTCATGCTCTAGTAACGCTTCATCGTAAATTAATAGTGCTTTAACAACATCAGGAGCCAATGCATCCGTTGGATTTGTTGCAAACCAGTTCGTTAATAAATCACCCGCATTATTGATGTCTGAATAATCTTGTTTTCTTGATTTTACACCGATTGCATACAAATCAATATTCCGATTTCCAATGAAATAATCGGCACAAATTTTTGCATAAACTCTTCCAACCATTTCCTCTATTGTTGAGGCAACTTTTTTAGATTTATTGGTACCATATTCGGTTCTTGCACTTTCGTAATTCAATGTAGAAGTCCCACTATATTGGCTATAACCAGATTCTTGATACATTTTCACAGGAGTTCCATTTGCCAAATTCAAAGTGAAAGTAAAGTCAATTTGCTCTTCTCCATCGTAGCGATAAGTAGTCGTGGTTGTTTTATTGCCCTTTTTATCCGTCTTTACTGAAGATGAAGTAGAAGGAACAGTGTTTTTCTTCACAATCCGATTTACCTGAAAAGTAAAATATAACTCACTCGCTTCTATCGAGCTTTCAAAAGTATAAACACGCTCATTGAAACGTTTCAGGAATAATCCGCGAATATTCGCAAAATCCGTTGAACTTGGTTGTACATAAATCTTTGTAAGACCAATATAGTCCAAATTGATTGGAGGAATATCAATCTTTAGCGAAATTGCTTTTTCGGGCTTTAAGTTCTGTGAAAAACTAAGATGGGTAAACAAACATGCTAAACCTAAAATAGGGAGTATTCTAATTTTCATAAGTAAGAGTTTAAAACCTTTAGTCGATGAAATGATTAAGTGGGGTCAAAATCACCGAGTAAAACTGAGAAATGAATGAGTAAATTGAATCAAATCTGCTTCATCACACGGGACAACGTTTCTGCTTTTTTTTCTGTTTCATCCCACTCTAAATCTGGAATTGAATCAATGGTAAATCCTCCACCAACGTATAAAAAAGCCTTGTCAGAAAGTAATTGAGCACAACGCAAATTTACAAACAAGTTTGTATTTCCTTCTTCAAAAAGGCCAATAAAACCTGTATACAATTCCCGATTATGCATTTCTCGAGTTAATATTGCTTCCATGGCATTTAGTCGCGGAGTTCCACAAACAGCTGGTGTTGGGTGTAAATCCAAAGCGATTGACCAAGCATTTGGTTTAGTTAAAAGTGCTTTAAAATCCGTTTTTAAATGCTGAACTGGTCCAGCTTGAACAACATAAGGCCCATCCGCTTCAATTTCGACACATTCATTGCGTTCCAATGCTTCGCGAATAGCTGAAACAACAAACTGATGCTCTTTCATTTCTTTCGGAGTCCATTCATGCTCTTCGTTTTCACCATGAGTTCCTGCCAGAGCAACCGTTTTACAAAGCATTCCTTCTTGGTTCATCAGTAATTCGGGGGTTGCTCCTATCCATGTTCCAAAATGCGCTGAAGAAATGAGGTAACAAAAGGCATTCGGATACGTTTTTTCCAGCAAATGAAAGAGTTCAACCGCTTTTTCTCCTTTAAAGGGAACTTGCTTGATACGAGAATACACTCCTTTTTCCACTCCTAGAAGCGGAAATGAATTTAAAAAAGCTTGAGCTTCGATTTGATAATCTCTTCGCGAAATAATTGTTGGAATTTCGGAACTGTAATGAAAACTAAAGTTAGATTCAGATTCAGGACTTTCTTCAAACTTGAAGATTTGCTCGTGCAGGAAATCGGAAATCACAAAACCCAACGGTTTATCTCCTTCTTTGAGAATCGAAAATGTTCCTCTTTGAATGTGAGGTGCTTTTTCCGTGGGCAATCTATAAATCAATAAGTCTTTCACGTTATTGGAACAATCATAACAGTTAATCGACCTGTACAAATCAATTTATCGTTGGATTCATCAAAAATATCTACTTGCCAAAGATGTGTACGCGAACCAGCATGAACAATTTTTCCAATTGCCTTTACTGAGCCCGATTTTACACCTCCAATGTGATTCGCATTAATTTCTATTCCAACTGGAGCTTCTTTCGTGATATCAATTAACAAAGTGGAGCCAATA from Fluviicola taffensis DSM 16823 carries:
- a CDS encoding TerC family protein encodes the protein MDFNILTTGIGIFYLVVLTLLEIVLGIDNIIFISIITDSLVKQDQRKARILGLSLALIIRLLMLSIVSYIMTLDKTPLFTVFDIKFTAHSLVLLIGGLFLIYKSVGEMHSSVKGEHSEGKTKKKVRLSAVVMQIVMIDFIFSFDSVISAIGMTNDIRHETHGNPFIIIVLAVIISMIVMLIFAKPIADFISARPTIKMIALGFLVTIGVLLIAESFGQHIPKGYIYFAMVYALFVEFLNIRMRKNKNEPEQ
- a CDS encoding chorismate-binding protein, with protein sequence MKDLLIYRLPTEKAPHIQRGTFSILKEGDKPLGFVISDFLHEQIFKFEESPESESNFSFHYSSEIPTIISRRDYQIEAQAFLNSFPLLGVEKGVYSRIKQVPFKGEKAVELFHLLEKTYPNAFCYLISSAHFGTWIGATPELLMNQEGMLCKTVALAGTHGENEEHEWTPKEMKEHQFVVSAIREALERNECVEIEADGPYVVQAGPVQHLKTDFKALLTKPNAWSIALDLHPTPAVCGTPRLNAMEAILTREMHNRELYTGFIGLFEEGNTNLFVNLRCAQLLSDKAFLYVGGGFTIDSIPDLEWDETEKKAETLSRVMKQI
- a CDS encoding hotdog fold thioesterase — encoded protein: MRKIKSVPLEEINKYATNTLLGHLDIKCVEIGEDYIVATMPVDHRTHQPMGLLHGGASAALIESIGSIGSTLLIDITKEAPVGIEINANHIGGVKSGSVKAIGKIVHAGSRTHLWQVDIFDESNDKLICTGRLTVMIVPIT
- a CDS encoding DUF493 family protein is translated as MSEGTFDKLREQLELQEWPNVYLFKFIVPNTPHLLAQTTALFDETAHIQFHESSNAKFVSVSVKEMMLDVDSIIEVYNKAQKIEGIISL
- the menD gene encoding 2-succinyl-5-enolpyruvyl-6-hydroxy-3-cyclohexene-1-carboxylic-acid synthase: MISSAKLEVQLLVDGCKKVGVTHVVISPGSRNAPLSIAFDEDPDFQVFVVPDERVAAFYALGMAQKLNQPVVITCTSGSAPLNYYPAIAEAFYQEIPLIVLSADRPAEWLDQGDGQTIRQEGVFNQMVLNSAQLNEIHTDNQRWYFERKLSEALQTAVGNRKGPIHLNIPFSEPLYETTSDIQAMSNWIELAETECVLTKNSRSKLESIWSNSEKRLIIVGQQQNDSHLQELLESLALDGSVAVLVEHTSNLFSPYFVSNIDRALNIIPESDLSSFYPDCIVTIGGAIISKKIKVFLRQSKAPVIRFGVDFPFMDTFQNLKFTASISAISGIQLFHSFIKEKPHKSRFGFAWKKIDQFGAEEQKQICNAQPWSDLKAMEFVMDVIPDQCNLHISNSSLIRYALLFDPIKTLKYWCNRGTSGIDGSSSTAVGSAIVSSKESHVLVTGDLSFFYDSNAWWSKYLPSNLRIILVNNGGGDIFNIIPGPKSTNQWKKIFVAEQELSAENIAKTYGLDYFEASSLSDLEGNLELFFGESSNDKPKILEINTMNEQNSAVLETYFKSFKKRV
- the trxA gene encoding thioredoxin; translated protein: MAIEITDANFEELVLKSDKPVMVDFWAEWCGPCRLIGPIVEEMANEYEGKAIIGKVNVDLNPGVSAQFGIRNIPTIIFVKGGEIADKSVGAVPKGQLTAKLDALI
- the lpxD gene encoding UDP-3-O-(3-hydroxymyristoyl)glucosamine N-acyltransferase; amino-acid sequence: MEFSALQIAAILNGEVVGNSEITVNGLAKIEEGVTGTLSFLSNPKYEEYIYTTQSSICIVNSTFVPSKALPQTLTLVKVEDAYACFAKLLEVYNQMRQKQPKIEIPSFISESAKIGEGLYLGAFAYIGENVVIGKNVKIYPQAYIGDGTVIGDDCTIHAGVKIYADTKIGNRCVLHAGVVIGSDGFGFAPDEKGVFSKVPQIGNVILEDDVEIGSNSTIDCATMGSTILRKGVKIDNLVHLAHNVEVGSHSAIAAQAGVAGSAKIGKHVLVGGQAGISGHLHVADGTRIVAQSGIPNTIKKAEILMGSPAIPMDDYKKSFVGFRRLPIIIKKLSELEDKIKTLSKSAE